The following are encoded in a window of Anopheles stephensi strain Indian chromosome X, UCI_ANSTEP_V1.0, whole genome shotgun sequence genomic DNA:
- the LOC118513407 gene encoding solute carrier family 45 member 4 isoform X1, with product MVPQMLKKPHNVSTNDTTQLCSSNMEEVFNLLSVVSPKDVVAMDKLHEYQGFAGRWHEWRSNARQWHEGWRERHPGGVRQYLKDTVLQGGTGTHTSAPIGTDAELGGRTGWNENAVDFSHIYRRKTRLELIRISAAVMGIEFSYAAETAFVSPTLLKIGVEHQHMTLVWCLSPLVGFFLTPVLGSLSDRCRSKFGRRRPFIMLLSLGVLLGLLLVPNGEDVGYAMGDFNPYAINTTLNSSADNTFAGYVWQEPQSNTIKLHSLEPMSQRTATIRAALVPPDIPEQRPRHPWGIFFTILGTVLLDFDADACQSPARAFLLDVTVPEDHARGLSTFTIMAGLGGFMGYSLGGIDWDNTSLGIVLGGHVRAVFSLITIIFIVCVLCTVTSFSEIPLWILEEELERQDPPMATGSEPEPVTYGATLKHDHSTDQPPTTSANYDELPGENFTETSFNLHDACKNSTNDDAAIAGNMKREVEETGGDTTGQEEDKPAVTLSMYLLSIVYMPHSLRMVCLTNLFCWMAHVCYSLYFTDFVGEAVFDGDPKALDGTEKYMLYEAGVRFGCWGMAMYSLSCACYSLIIERLIKRFRAKSVYVGGLLFYCVGMSMMALSKHRVGVIVFSWTAGVMYSTLFTMPYLLVAHYHSEGVFEVNECGVAKQSTGAVRGLGTDVAIVSSMVFLAQFVLSICMGSIVAWTGTTTAVVTIAAMLSFCGALSATQIMYLNL from the exons ATGGTGCCGCAGATGCTCAAGAAGCCACATAATGTTAGCACCAACGATACGACCCAGCTGTGTAGCAGCAACATGGAGGAAG TGTTTAACCTGCTTTCAGTTGTATCACCCAAAGACGTTGTAGCTATGGACAAACTGCACGAGTACCAAGGTTTCGCTGGTCGATGGCACGAGTGGCGTTCCAATGCTCGCCAGTGGCACGAAGGATGGCGCGAACGACATCCCGGTGGAGTACGTCAGTATCTGAAGGATACCGTTCTTCAAGGTGGTACAGGAACGCACACATCTGCACCGATCGGAACGGATGCAGAGCTCGGTGGCCGAACGGGATGGAACGAAAATGCGGTTGACTTCTCCCACATCTATCG TCGCAAAACACGCCTGGAGCTGATACGCATCTCTGCCGCGGTAATGGGGATTGAGTTTTCCTATGCGGCCGAGACGGCGTTCGTCTCACCGACGCTGCTCAAAATCGGCGTCGAACATCAGCATATGACGCTGGTGTGGTGTCTATCGCCCTTGGTCGGCTTCTTTCTTACGCCCGTGCTCGGTTCGCTGAGCGATCGGTGCCGAAGCAAATTTGGCCGCCGGAGACCGTTCATAATGCTACTGTCATTGGGCGTACTGCTAGGGTTGCTGCTCGTCCCGAACGGTGAAGACGTGGGGTATGCGATGGGTGACTTTAACCCATACGCCATCAACACCACACTGAACAGCTCGGCAGACAATACCTTCGCTGGTTATGTGTGGCAGGAACCACAATCCAATACGATCAAACTGCACAGCCTGGAACCAATGTCACAGCGTACCGCAACGATCAGGGCAGCGTTAGTACCGCCGGACATCCCCGAACAGAGACCTCGCCATCCGTGGGGCATCTTCTTCACCATCCTCGGTACAGTGCTGCTCGATTTCGATGCAGACGCTTGCCAAAGTCCGGCACGAGCCTTCCTGCTCGATGTTACCGTGCCGGAAGATCATGCTCGGGGGCTATCCACCTTCACCATTATGGCTGGGTTGGGTGGGTTCATGGGCTACTCTCTTGGCGGTATTGACTGGGACAACACTTCGCTCGGGATCGTGCTTGGGGGCCATGTCCGAGCCGTCTTCTCGCTCATCACGATCATCTTCATCGTTTGCGTGCTCTGTACCGTGACGAGCTTTAGCGAAATACCGCTCTGGATACTGGAGGAGGAACTCGAACGACAGGATCCTCCGATGGCCACCGGAAGCGAACCGGAACCCGTTACATACGGTGCAACACTAAAACATGATCATTCAACcgaccaaccaccaacaactaGCGCCAACTACGATGAACTGCCAGGTGAAAACTTCACCGAGACAAGCTTCAACCTTCACGATGCGTGCAAAAATTCCACTAATGACGATGCGGCCATTGCTGGTAACATGAAACGTGAAGTCGAGGAAACTGGGGGTGATACAACGGGACAGGAAGAGGACAAACCGGCCGTTACCCTCAGTATGTATCTGCTGTCAATCGTGTACATGCCACATTCGTTGCGAATGGTTTGCCTAACGAATCTGTTCTGCTGGATGGCACACGTTTGCTACTCACTCTATTTTACTGACTTTGTCGGGGAGGCTGTGTTTGACGGAGATCCCAAG GCACTTGATGGTACGGAAAAGTATATGTTGTACGAAGCCGGTGTTCGGTTTGGATGCTGGGGAATGGCGATGTACTCGCTGTCCTGTGCCTGCTACTCACTGATCATCGAGCGACTTATTAAGCGTTTCCGCGCCAAAAGTGTCTACGTCGGAGGGTTACTGTTCTACTGTGTCGGTATGTCGATGATGGCTCTATCTAAGCACCGTGTAGGTGTAATTGTGTTCAGCTGGACGGCAGGTGTTATGTACTCGACACTTTTCACCATGCCCTACCTGCTCGTGGCCCACTACCATTCGGAGGGTGTT TTTGAGGTGAATGAGTGTGGTGTCGCAAAACAAAGTACCGGTGCGGTTCGAGGACTTGGCACAGATGTAGCCATCGTGAGCAGTATGGTGTTTCTGGCCCAGTTTGTGCTGTCTATCTGTATGGGATCGATCGTCGCCTGGACCGGTACGACGACGGCCGTAGTAACCATTGCCGCCATGCTAAGCTTCTGTGGTGCTCTTTCTGCTACACAAATAATGTACTTGAATTTGTGA
- the LOC118513407 gene encoding solute carrier family 45 member 4 isoform X2 yields the protein MDKLHEYQGFAGRWHEWRSNARQWHEGWRERHPGGVRQYLKDTVLQGGTGTHTSAPIGTDAELGGRTGWNENAVDFSHIYRRKTRLELIRISAAVMGIEFSYAAETAFVSPTLLKIGVEHQHMTLVWCLSPLVGFFLTPVLGSLSDRCRSKFGRRRPFIMLLSLGVLLGLLLVPNGEDVGYAMGDFNPYAINTTLNSSADNTFAGYVWQEPQSNTIKLHSLEPMSQRTATIRAALVPPDIPEQRPRHPWGIFFTILGTVLLDFDADACQSPARAFLLDVTVPEDHARGLSTFTIMAGLGGFMGYSLGGIDWDNTSLGIVLGGHVRAVFSLITIIFIVCVLCTVTSFSEIPLWILEEELERQDPPMATGSEPEPVTYGATLKHDHSTDQPPTTSANYDELPGENFTETSFNLHDACKNSTNDDAAIAGNMKREVEETGGDTTGQEEDKPAVTLSMYLLSIVYMPHSLRMVCLTNLFCWMAHVCYSLYFTDFVGEAVFDGDPKALDGTEKYMLYEAGVRFGCWGMAMYSLSCACYSLIIERLIKRFRAKSVYVGGLLFYCVGMSMMALSKHRVGVIVFSWTAGVMYSTLFTMPYLLVAHYHSEGVFEVNECGVAKQSTGAVRGLGTDVAIVSSMVFLAQFVLSICMGSIVAWTGTTTAVVTIAAMLSFCGALSATQIMYLNL from the exons ATGGACAAACTGCACGAGTACCAAGGTTTCGCTGGTCGATGGCACGAGTGGCGTTCCAATGCTCGCCAGTGGCACGAAGGATGGCGCGAACGACATCCCGGTGGAGTACGTCAGTATCTGAAGGATACCGTTCTTCAAGGTGGTACAGGAACGCACACATCTGCACCGATCGGAACGGATGCAGAGCTCGGTGGCCGAACGGGATGGAACGAAAATGCGGTTGACTTCTCCCACATCTATCG TCGCAAAACACGCCTGGAGCTGATACGCATCTCTGCCGCGGTAATGGGGATTGAGTTTTCCTATGCGGCCGAGACGGCGTTCGTCTCACCGACGCTGCTCAAAATCGGCGTCGAACATCAGCATATGACGCTGGTGTGGTGTCTATCGCCCTTGGTCGGCTTCTTTCTTACGCCCGTGCTCGGTTCGCTGAGCGATCGGTGCCGAAGCAAATTTGGCCGCCGGAGACCGTTCATAATGCTACTGTCATTGGGCGTACTGCTAGGGTTGCTGCTCGTCCCGAACGGTGAAGACGTGGGGTATGCGATGGGTGACTTTAACCCATACGCCATCAACACCACACTGAACAGCTCGGCAGACAATACCTTCGCTGGTTATGTGTGGCAGGAACCACAATCCAATACGATCAAACTGCACAGCCTGGAACCAATGTCACAGCGTACCGCAACGATCAGGGCAGCGTTAGTACCGCCGGACATCCCCGAACAGAGACCTCGCCATCCGTGGGGCATCTTCTTCACCATCCTCGGTACAGTGCTGCTCGATTTCGATGCAGACGCTTGCCAAAGTCCGGCACGAGCCTTCCTGCTCGATGTTACCGTGCCGGAAGATCATGCTCGGGGGCTATCCACCTTCACCATTATGGCTGGGTTGGGTGGGTTCATGGGCTACTCTCTTGGCGGTATTGACTGGGACAACACTTCGCTCGGGATCGTGCTTGGGGGCCATGTCCGAGCCGTCTTCTCGCTCATCACGATCATCTTCATCGTTTGCGTGCTCTGTACCGTGACGAGCTTTAGCGAAATACCGCTCTGGATACTGGAGGAGGAACTCGAACGACAGGATCCTCCGATGGCCACCGGAAGCGAACCGGAACCCGTTACATACGGTGCAACACTAAAACATGATCATTCAACcgaccaaccaccaacaactaGCGCCAACTACGATGAACTGCCAGGTGAAAACTTCACCGAGACAAGCTTCAACCTTCACGATGCGTGCAAAAATTCCACTAATGACGATGCGGCCATTGCTGGTAACATGAAACGTGAAGTCGAGGAAACTGGGGGTGATACAACGGGACAGGAAGAGGACAAACCGGCCGTTACCCTCAGTATGTATCTGCTGTCAATCGTGTACATGCCACATTCGTTGCGAATGGTTTGCCTAACGAATCTGTTCTGCTGGATGGCACACGTTTGCTACTCACTCTATTTTACTGACTTTGTCGGGGAGGCTGTGTTTGACGGAGATCCCAAG GCACTTGATGGTACGGAAAAGTATATGTTGTACGAAGCCGGTGTTCGGTTTGGATGCTGGGGAATGGCGATGTACTCGCTGTCCTGTGCCTGCTACTCACTGATCATCGAGCGACTTATTAAGCGTTTCCGCGCCAAAAGTGTCTACGTCGGAGGGTTACTGTTCTACTGTGTCGGTATGTCGATGATGGCTCTATCTAAGCACCGTGTAGGTGTAATTGTGTTCAGCTGGACGGCAGGTGTTATGTACTCGACACTTTTCACCATGCCCTACCTGCTCGTGGCCCACTACCATTCGGAGGGTGTT TTTGAGGTGAATGAGTGTGGTGTCGCAAAACAAAGTACCGGTGCGGTTCGAGGACTTGGCACAGATGTAGCCATCGTGAGCAGTATGGTGTTTCTGGCCCAGTTTGTGCTGTCTATCTGTATGGGATCGATCGTCGCCTGGACCGGTACGACGACGGCCGTAGTAACCATTGCCGCCATGCTAAGCTTCTGTGGTGCTCTTTCTGCTACACAAATAATGTACTTGAATTTGTGA